A region from the Aphis gossypii isolate Hap1 chromosome 1, ASM2018417v2, whole genome shotgun sequence genome encodes:
- the LOC126549451 gene encoding uncharacterized protein LOC126549451, whose translation MSLVAKNLSRSGHNCLIYADDMVIFSSNKSLPLAIERLNAALQDIKTILSGVSLEIAPEKCKSVIFTRRRYFDPHNTYLDNYLIPFATTVTYLDITLDTKLRWIPHISSLSLFTSRWSNFLRAVSNTWWGSNPSSLLSIYRSIIRSNLDYGCFLFGSAAYSNWKKINMLQSSCLRTIMGYVRSTPGRAIEVETFCPPFNIRCRWLAGKFILKSLAHSNHIIFDTFYSLYITWRYTPKSMPVLSIAANSLSNFHQFVLNSYKLPLYEQPFDSLLYTPLVQIDNFSNFSLVELKSMSPSFVNKLFSNFLNLNYPNFTIIYTDGSVSPLSAGYAFYIPELHISFSNNLPPPRPLLTAECYAILEALLFILI comes from the coding sequence atgagcCTTGTTGCAAAAAATCTCTCAAGGTCTGGGCACAACTGCCTTATCTACGCAGATGATATGGTCATCTTTTCCTCTAATAAATCTCTACCTCTCGCCATAGAACGATTAAATGCTGCTCTTCAAgatataaaaaccattttatctGGTGTATCTCTGGAAATCGCTCCTGAGAAATGTAAATCGGTTATTTTTACTCGGCGCAGATATTTTGATCCACATAACACATACCTAGACAATTACCTCATTCCTTTTGCTACAACCGTAACTTATTTAGACATTACCCTTGACACCAAACTGCGTTGGATACCTCACATATCTTCACTTTCTCTCTTCACATCCCGTTGGTCAAACTTCCTCAGGGCTGTATCTAATACCTGGTGGGGATCCAATCCTTCTAGCTTGCTATCCATCTATCGCTCTATCATACGTTCTAATTTGGACTATGGTTGTTTTCTTTTCGGCTCGGCCGCCTACTCCaactggaaaaaaattaatatgctcCAATCGTCCTGTCTTAGAACTATAATGGGATATGTTAGGTCTACCCCTGGTAGGGCGATAGAAGTTGAAACCTTCTGTCCtccttttaatattagatGCCGATGGCTTGCaggaaaattcattttaaaatctttagcTCATTCCAACCACATTATATTCGATACCTTCTATTCTCTATATATCACTTGGCGTTATACACCCAAGTCAATGCCGGTTCTATCAATTGCTGCAAACTCTCTCTCCAATTTTCACCAATTTGtcttaaattcttataaactTCCACTCTATGAGCAACCTTTTGACTCTCTCCTTTATACCCCTTTAGTCCaaattgacaatttttctaatttttcactCGTTGAACTTAAATCTATGTCTCCTTCTTttgttaataaacttttttccaATTTCCTCAATCTTAATTACCCCAACTTCACCATCATATACACCGATGGTTCAGTGTCTCCTTTATCAGCTGGCTATGCCTTCTATATTCCCGAACTTCATATTTCTTTCTCTAACAATCTTCCTCCTCCTCGTCCTCTTCTCACTGCTGAATGTTACGCTATTCTCGAAGCTCTTCTTTTCATTCTGATTTAG
- the LOC126549681 gene encoding uncharacterized protein LOC126549681: protein MSSSSGGDSRANKSPAPNKIKPTLPTNRSSDSNYTLVVSKKNSRKSNSNLLTPTSPGLQHIMENTPVLNTSPSTFNYMDSAPIDNNLSLDPVTNDGLSIDNANDHTSILVPEINSTPATASIHSTVISNDITMLSQRSQQTFPSDYIGPIMILVECIDLNKNLGNWHPIKAAKFFSTNFTGITNIKPTGSKKIKISFDSILNGNLCLISETLNEHGFTASIPSNLIYSFGIIKLDPDVSEDDFRDGVQSSFPIVSFKRISIKKDGNIVATRIVELKFLSPKLPQHISIYNMIFDVNPSIRSPVQCNRCLRYGYTQKFCRSDPRCGHWGGSKHSITECPTVHATDPLCLFCKLPHVATDRSCQEWSVQKDIKRIMATENLSYKDALDFKKNKYCTSAFKYSDIVNSQLPKSNNLNTDSPLNEENFPILNESHHFFNSKKNKRIPLNMSNNNRVVLPVVSSYSPPNGSYLNNISNQHNPIVNNLNDLSWVYTLSIKLSETLINSPSLSSPFSSSSLQSLIESSLTSLLAIPNVKHLS, encoded by the coding sequence atgtcGTCGTCTTCGGGCGGCGACTCTCGTGCGAACAAATCACCCGCCccgaacaaaataaaacctaCGCTGCCTACCAATCGTTCCTCGGATTCTAACTACACTCTCGtcgtatcaaaaaaaaattcacgtaAGTCGAATTCTAATTTACTTACACCCACGTCTCCCGGACTTCAACATATTATGGAAAACACTCCGGTTCTAAATACGTCGCCTTCGACCTTCAATTATATGGACTCCGCACCTATTGACAACAATCTGTCGTTAGACCCGGTCACTAATGACGGTTTATCTATTGATAATGCTAATGACCATACATCGATTTTAGTACCTGAAATAAACTCTACACCTGCAACCGCTTCTATACACTCCACTGTTATTTCCAATGATATAACTATGTTGTCTCAACGCTCACAACAGACCTTCCCTTCTGACTATATTGGCCCCATCATGATACTAGTCGAAtgcattgatttaaataaaaacttgggGAATTGGCACCCAATAAAGGCagcaaaatttttttctactaattTCACCGGTATAACCAATATCAAGCCTACCGgctcaaaaaaaatcaaaattagctTTGATTCGATTTTGAATGGAAATCTTTGTTTGATCTCCGAGACTTTAAATGAACATGGTTTTACAGCGAGTATCCCATCGAACCTTATCTATTCTTttggtataataaaactaGATCCTGACGTCTCCGAGGACGATTTTCGGGATGGAGTTCAATCAAGTTTTCCAATTGTAAGCTTCAAAcgcatttctattaaaaaggATGGCAATATCGTAGCTACACGCATCgttgaacttaaatttttgtcTCCTAAATTACCTCAACACATTTCGATCtacaatatgatttttgaTGTAAATCCCAGCATCCGTTCTCCGGTACAATGTAATCGCTGTCTACGTTACGGATACACGCAAAAATTCTGTCGCAGTGATCCAAGATGCGGACACTGGGGTGGCTCCAAACATTCTATCACAGAATGCCCGACCGTCCACGCCACGGACCCCTTATGCCTCTTCTGCAAACTTCCTCATGTTGCCACTGATCGTAGTTGCCAGGAATGGTCTGTTCAAAAGGACATCAAGAGAATCATGGCTACAGAGAATCTCTCTTACAAAGACGCCTtagattttaagaaaaataaatattgtacgtCTGCTTTTAAATACTCTGATATTGTAAATAGCCAGCTTccaaaatctaataatttaaatactgatAGCCCTCTTAATGAGGAGAACTTTCCTATCTTAAATGAAagtcatcatttttttaattctaaaaaaaacaaaagaatacCTCTTAATATGTCGAATAATAATAGAGTTGTCCTACCCGTTGTTTCATCATATTCTCCTCCGAATggcagttatttaaataatatctctaACCAACACAACCCGATAGTGAATAATCTAAATGATCTTTCTTGGGTATATACATTATCCATAAAATTATCCGAAACTTTAATCAACTCCCCCTCCTTATCCTCTCCTTTCTCCTCCTCTTCCCTTCAATCACTAATTGAGTCTTCTCTAACTTCCTTACTAGCTATACCtaatgttaaacatttatcCTAA